Proteins found in one Saccharopolyspora phatthalungensis genomic segment:
- a CDS encoding WXG100-like domain-containing protein — translation MSIVVPEEVRRLFQVLTGEDMTDADEDALLRVGEALMSGAGAVEGLTDGVAEAVARARGEFSGKAADRFSARVGDFADVLETSGGVLRELGVFVRDVGWQVKYLKYVTVGGLLLLLAEIAWAVAMAGATGGASMAWLAARMAVMRFLLSQWWGQLFMRLAVSAGVGVGVNLLPDVVAQGVLVGEGKQGWSTGWTKNAAGVGAVSAGVGLPLSALGNVVGKTVARVLVAGLGDQVDRAVLEAAARRAAEEHAEFYPISGLAKFADVVAKTVDGYAGMSLSGMWAARFGRGLGESLEEGLTEMVGELTYGVLSGQGVQLNPFSFTAGVSESVASGSGKMAGLFLRGHLVPPGIRDRDQSASGATTSPVDSGSEPKTGDGPDLLGTGEMSDVDSSFSGAGSAVNSDPGFVGLRKGAAWVAGGETEAAESKTGTAESKTGTAEDKAAMPGGESGAAGGKGGSVGAGGPPSAGVPGSSRPGIAPADGKSLARSFDGGRASASAGDGPGIPSAARVGAEIPGRSGESSDSGGQASSGGVPDGSESIGRDVAGVSGPSSATPADHPAPGAALPNSGEPPHGRDVTGDRQVGGEFTAADATVHGAVRGAEDDETSITERPEDFTPAPQPGTVATDMPELPDKGAPGAPPPPYSSATPDVEQARPDSLPPAYSAPAVDVEQARPDSLPPAYSPGGAVGRVLPGTPPPAYSAGDAVGQTSRVTPPLFGEISGDNRGTIDLSGVDDAGAFLDASQASWPGADARVSAAGTPHASGSLPDPAPSTTSHPSETLHVDPGSSPLGGQELSRVQPSDHDPLPGETAGQQPVQPAARMPDSSPDEPSTAAPEASGVAADPVVSMSGPAVSGEVPNGQADSAGQPVVEQEPSRDHAASSGVDVTAGQEDSLRPDDEVAGVLASLGWPSDAVRVQVPAEVDSGGVVAEFLRSRVGESAGGPVVVASEERSGTGVVLPPNQVAEVARSLGRDVVALTPGHGRRGPRWMRFGADGSRPRPVGGPGRIPAPRRAVEGLGVRSAAGVPVSAEAVVPEGAAVESASVGAETVAAWSGVRGEGSPRRVSRGADRVNLGRENGLTLGPGTTRRFGDTGGPPHGDRARGLSEITHYEPGSATDLRGEPGLPVSLRVQGARERAEYAGWTRSPDHAAAVPQGTRPLLVLGYGEMVVSGAALAEVQGVGADVLARVDPGRGPAWLLYGADGSRPRLVDPPAEMASRPRPEPLLFAGPGDSGWLMDRAARLAPVLPDIQVVGVHVTARGSAVLADGRRVGPEDFVAEVRRDRRFVPGLKVALLGCGAYRRPGPGALSFAERFARALRGSAWVADTDVVQTVDGGVHATEVSVASDGRLLPRFVDGVGTGRWSLLGSEGELLGSSGPELRAAAGHAVPSRYPDGARIEAVVRWPGQGERESVDELLSRWGFTTAPEDVRSLATAVELRHTEGVDEPGTRSWKQLWGGLFHVLELAAELGGRSSITDARDVRLVADWIRDAGRMQGPTVTAADVHRLVEELTGSTKDVRLHEVRYLADVLRRVEQGREQRRATLAALRVQWRRGAARAVTVRLGGGTENTVVYSVDEASSRWWQGFHGSRVELDRVRREMGVDDDREPIVVVVQARRRTPGGAEKFFLIGDAVRGTTLQHETPRELGQHVAITEQYRQICAANQDGPVVLVVLGGNAGLGVHLSRDALTRRFAEGLSEGGDGARQVLLADGYISHDPSGFGLVAVESRTGQPRDGGLVLASGRRANVLALRLDSARENTLAYPQHPENAEQFQRLSDSNLRMATVRHAVADDSPTFVLAWITPGGRFVIASGDTWERQELTPREFARRVVEDARTYGIAGHDDNRAIVVYTYFGRRGHAMTEPSRQELAASFRDAGHHGPIHASMPVLRYGSRSNHVNDPIRNQSFRRVIPWSPRLRLTIPVGSSVINAVAYPRNSHEEADWRRWAESGPAAQLDWLLAEVGDDSPILALAWCQNGETFPCIDPRIRQTRHMSAGEFGLEVASSLREVAELDPGKAVVVLAVRSDDGLALVESVRRELARGVRRYGHDGPVYIATAVESDTGGITRFAVQDISLGGGRPRAAELSVQELRFAAPSHLLLAAGGTSADVDWWSQWSSSGFRVSAAQRVGLRSSIIVLARLWGDEFVTPSGTLSAFEFGRQVASSVSYQTSIAAKPDTPVLLATVGAETGLSEHAAREFARGARSNDPDRAVLVSDRDFRLGRDANGVAVLGFDTDPPRFVPPRNWLPATEASRPAEGGPVLVYPSQPGPVQPVTMDANWIISETGHRNPVVVVASPVHGRFHVLDPSNRKTRVLGPSEFGMSVVGNADFRRSVADDPARPVVVVFAKWPAGLTEQDARSLAEGLRSDGIRRPVFLSMGNFDVLPTGWRSYALVEAPSAQSALPAHPAGAVGAQRPWLISLLGSAHADVADQIRSFGVSRLVSELGYRGRQQPIVILTSRVGEYFITPGGNRKVLPERLASILARDLKYLEATRGDWRRPVMIVPVGQPHDADAMTDLTPFTSHLLGTPDADRPVYIADDNVRADRLAMPDGVLIVTSGLRLLTPDRMQPPSPQEELITQTLWVGVDWESPSNGACFPVRPEDEEAWERWGSLNYDGHGPMLRRAVAEFDPDPLFVLVRVQDEGIVVRNAQNETVSPDPVELGAFIQRCLEFELVDAGQLGRTVVLVAISEDAPLADWYARALAEGLRRVGGPPRPVYVYDGYYEEAVDTDEVLDRLRSVTPELHWRRAGDVRDVEAPREFVPRYERESPLSYDGAGEVAAVIAAVDRQRAAAVSGAARPAEVTETEIATIYQRWRADFEEAERALSALPADWLADLQATARTILDSVWQRPRQGDTSSAMAMQNLWERMAHRVAFRLYGDGTSETGAWADAAAMVASIPSLPVVLAVRGSGESFIYPKWTRSPGFAANSPDHGRLVVLGSDRVVVHGESVAEARLSGADVLARTDDGNGPQWMLFRAGESQALPVQPPAEVARSVRPEPMMFFGPGEDAVAVEAVALASDLPDVQVVGVHVTPHGRARWPDGELGPQESAERVWRDRRFVAGLPVVLFGCGAGRRPESGEASFAQRFATSLRAHLWTTDASDVWQTNDGAVHATDTVMTVDGQLLPMFVEGRGTGRWSLLGPDGRELRSHGPELRAALTGSAPPRYAEQADPEPLISWAGGGTRSGSAGSSGKPSGIDWDRVVDSDKASIVETSPRRVYRASAREPDDVLRNGFVAPTSRRNSIDDHTRTAVQDQYVSTTEDPKYHHDNRLFRYAIDPSVTGINVAETLKAQNRAYWTPWEREVLYSHIPGEDIIGYWRYERNPNALRGVSLEGFHRNPYYRGRPDDSPE, via the coding sequence GTGTCGATTGTGGTGCCGGAGGAGGTGCGGCGGCTTTTTCAGGTGTTGACGGGTGAGGATATGACAGATGCGGATGAGGATGCGTTGTTGCGGGTGGGCGAAGCGTTGATGTCGGGTGCGGGTGCGGTGGAGGGTTTGACGGATGGTGTGGCGGAGGCGGTGGCGCGGGCGCGGGGGGAGTTTTCGGGCAAGGCAGCGGACCGGTTTTCCGCGCGGGTGGGGGACTTTGCGGATGTGCTGGAGACTTCGGGAGGGGTGTTGCGGGAGTTAGGGGTGTTTGTGCGGGATGTGGGGTGGCAGGTGAAATACCTGAAGTATGTGACGGTGGGCGGGTTGTTGTTGCTGTTGGCGGAGATCGCGTGGGCGGTGGCGATGGCGGGGGCAACGGGTGGGGCTTCGATGGCGTGGTTGGCGGCGCGGATGGCGGTGATGCGGTTCTTGTTGTCGCAGTGGTGGGGCCAGTTGTTCATGCGGTTGGCGGTGAGCGCGGGCGTGGGGGTGGGGGTGAACTTGCTGCCGGACGTGGTGGCGCAGGGTGTCCTGGTGGGGGAGGGCAAGCAGGGCTGGTCGACGGGATGGACGAAGAATGCGGCGGGGGTGGGGGCGGTCTCGGCCGGGGTGGGTTTGCCGTTGTCGGCGTTGGGAAATGTGGTGGGCAAGACCGTGGCGCGGGTGTTGGTGGCGGGGTTGGGGGATCAGGTGGATCGGGCGGTGTTGGAGGCGGCGGCGCGGCGGGCGGCCGAGGAGCATGCGGAGTTCTATCCAATATCGGGGTTGGCGAAGTTCGCGGATGTGGTGGCCAAGACGGTCGATGGGTATGCGGGGATGTCGTTGAGTGGGATGTGGGCGGCGCGGTTTGGTCGGGGGTTGGGGGAGTCGCTGGAGGAGGGTTTGACGGAAATGGTGGGCGAGTTGACGTATGGGGTGTTGAGCGGTCAGGGGGTGCAGCTCAACCCGTTTTCCTTCACGGCCGGGGTGTCGGAGTCGGTGGCCTCGGGCTCGGGGAAGATGGCGGGGCTGTTTTTGCGGGGTCACTTGGTGCCACCGGGCATCCGTGATCGAGACCAGTCCGCCAGTGGGGCAACGACTTCCCCGGTGGACTCGGGATCCGAGCCGAAAACCGGTGACGGGCCGGATTTGTTGGGTACCGGTGAAATGTCTGATGTGGACTCCTCGTTCTCCGGTGCGGGTTCGGCGGTCAACTCCGATCCAGGTTTCGTTGGTTTGCGGAAAGGCGCGGCCTGGGTAGCGGGAGGGGAGACCGAGGCGGCCGAAAGCAAGACCGGGACGGCCGAAAGTAAGACCGGGACGGCCGAAGACAAGGCTGCGATGCCAGGTGGCGAAAGTGGGGCGGCTGGCGGCAAGGGTGGGTCGGTGGGTGCTGGGGGCCCGCCGTCGGCTGGTGTTCCGGGTTCGTCGCGTCCGGGTATTGCTCCGGCCGATGGTAAGTCCTTGGCCCGGAGTTTCGACGGTGGCCGGGCTAGTGCTTCGGCCGGTGATGGCCCGGGAATTCCGAGTGCGGCGCGCGTCGGGGCTGAGATCCCCGGCCGCAGCGGTGAATCGTCCGACTCTGGCGGCCAGGCTTCCTCGGGCGGGGTACCGGATGGTTCGGAGAGCATCGGCAGAGACGTTGCAGGCGTGTCGGGTCCCTCCAGCGCGACTCCTGCCGATCATCCGGCGCCGGGGGCCGCCCTACCGAATTCTGGCGAGCCGCCGCATGGTCGGGACGTGACTGGCGACCGGCAAGTCGGGGGCGAGTTCACGGCCGCTGATGCAACGGTGCACGGCGCAGTCCGGGGGGCCGAGGACGACGAGACCTCGATCACGGAGCGACCCGAGGACTTCACGCCAGCACCGCAGCCCGGGACGGTCGCCACGGACATGCCGGAACTGCCGGATAAAGGCGCGCCCGGTGCACCGCCACCGCCATACTCGTCCGCAACGCCGGATGTCGAGCAGGCTCGGCCCGATTCGCTGCCACCGGCGTATTCGGCTCCGGCGGTGGATGTCGAGCAGGCCCGACCGGATTCGTTGCCACCGGCGTATTCGCCGGGCGGCGCGGTTGGCCGAGTCTTGCCGGGTACGCCGCCACCGGCGTACTCAGCAGGGGATGCGGTGGGGCAGACCAGTCGGGTTACGCCACCGTTGTTCGGCGAAATCTCTGGAGACAATCGCGGCACCATTGATTTGTCCGGAGTGGACGATGCCGGTGCGTTCCTGGATGCTTCGCAAGCAAGTTGGCCGGGAGCAGATGCGCGGGTCTCGGCTGCTGGCACACCTCATGCTTCCGGCTCATTGCCGGACCCCGCGCCGTCGACGACCAGCCATCCCTCGGAAACCCTCCATGTGGACCCGGGCAGTTCCCCGCTTGGGGGGCAGGAGCTGTCGCGGGTTCAGCCGAGCGACCACGACCCGCTTCCCGGTGAAACCGCAGGCCAGCAGCCAGTACAGCCTGCGGCACGGATGCCTGATTCGTCGCCGGACGAGCCGTCGACAGCCGCTCCTGAGGCATCGGGTGTGGCTGCGGATCCCGTCGTGTCGATGAGCGGTCCGGCTGTGAGCGGCGAGGTACCGAATGGCCAGGCGGATTCGGCTGGTCAACCGGTTGTGGAGCAGGAACCGTCGCGCGACCACGCTGCGTCTTCGGGTGTTGATGTGACGGCCGGGCAAGAGGATTCGCTTCGGCCGGACGATGAGGTGGCGGGGGTATTGGCCTCGTTGGGGTGGCCCTCGGATGCGGTGCGGGTGCAGGTTCCCGCGGAGGTGGATTCCGGTGGTGTAGTCGCGGAGTTCCTGCGGAGCCGGGTGGGGGAATCGGCTGGGGGGCCGGTGGTGGTGGCGTCGGAGGAACGTTCGGGGACTGGTGTGGTGCTGCCGCCGAATCAGGTCGCGGAGGTGGCGCGGAGTCTGGGGCGTGATGTTGTTGCCTTGACCCCAGGTCACGGTCGGCGTGGTCCGCGGTGGATGCGGTTCGGCGCGGACGGGTCCCGTCCTCGGCCGGTGGGCGGGCCGGGACGGATCCCGGCGCCGCGCCGGGCTGTCGAGGGTCTAGGTGTGCGTTCGGCCGCAGGTGTTCCGGTTTCGGCGGAGGCGGTGGTGCCCGAGGGCGCAGCGGTGGAGTCGGCGTCGGTGGGGGCGGAGACGGTGGCGGCCTGGTCGGGCGTTCGGGGGGAGGGTTCGCCGAGGCGGGTGTCAAGGGGCGCTGATCGGGTCAACCTCGGCCGCGAGAATGGGCTCACGCTCGGTCCCGGCACTACGCGGCGGTTTGGCGATACCGGCGGACCGCCCCACGGCGACCGGGCGCGAGGACTATCGGAGATCACCCACTATGAGCCGGGTTCTGCCACGGATCTTCGGGGCGAGCCCGGCTTGCCGGTGAGCCTGCGGGTGCAGGGGGCGAGGGAACGTGCCGAGTACGCCGGGTGGACCCGGTCGCCGGATCATGCCGCCGCCGTCCCGCAGGGCACTCGGCCGCTGCTGGTGCTCGGCTATGGCGAGATGGTTGTTTCCGGTGCTGCGCTGGCCGAGGTGCAGGGCGTCGGCGCGGATGTGTTGGCGCGGGTTGACCCTGGTCGAGGACCGGCGTGGTTGCTGTACGGGGCGGATGGGAGTCGGCCTCGGCTGGTCGATCCGCCCGCCGAGATGGCCAGTCGGCCGAGGCCGGAGCCGTTGTTGTTCGCGGGGCCTGGTGATTCCGGCTGGTTGATGGATCGTGCGGCGCGGTTGGCGCCTGTTTTGCCGGATATCCAGGTTGTGGGTGTGCATGTGACGGCGCGGGGGAGTGCGGTGCTGGCGGATGGGCGGCGGGTCGGGCCGGAGGATTTCGTGGCGGAGGTGCGGCGGGATCGGCGGTTTGTGCCGGGGTTGAAGGTCGCGTTGCTGGGGTGTGGTGCGTATCGGCGTCCGGGTCCGGGTGCGTTGTCGTTCGCTGAGCGGTTTGCTCGTGCGTTGCGCGGTTCGGCTTGGGTGGCCGATACCGATGTGGTTCAGACGGTGGACGGCGGTGTGCATGCCACCGAGGTGTCGGTGGCCTCGGATGGCAGGTTGTTGCCGAGGTTCGTGGATGGTGTGGGCACCGGTCGTTGGTCGTTGTTGGGGTCGGAGGGTGAGCTGCTGGGTTCCTCGGGCCCGGAATTGCGGGCGGCGGCAGGCCATGCGGTTCCGTCGCGGTATCCGGATGGTGCGCGGATAGAGGCTGTCGTGCGCTGGCCCGGGCAGGGGGAGCGCGAATCGGTCGACGAGCTGTTGAGCAGGTGGGGGTTCACCACTGCGCCGGAGGACGTGCGGAGCCTGGCCACAGCGGTGGAACTGCGCCACACCGAGGGCGTGGATGAGCCGGGCACGCGCAGCTGGAAGCAGTTGTGGGGCGGTCTTTTCCATGTTCTTGAGCTGGCCGCGGAGCTCGGCGGGCGGTCTTCCATCACCGACGCGCGGGATGTTCGGCTTGTGGCGGACTGGATTCGGGATGCCGGCCGGATGCAGGGGCCGACGGTGACCGCCGCGGACGTGCACCGCCTCGTCGAGGAGCTGACCGGCAGCACCAAGGACGTTCGCCTCCACGAGGTGCGCTACCTGGCCGATGTTCTCCGGCGCGTGGAGCAGGGGCGTGAGCAACGGCGGGCGACTTTGGCAGCGTTGCGAGTGCAGTGGCGGCGCGGGGCAGCGCGCGCCGTGACGGTGCGGCTGGGCGGAGGAACCGAGAACACCGTGGTGTACTCGGTAGACGAGGCGTCATCGCGGTGGTGGCAAGGTTTCCACGGCAGCCGGGTCGAGCTCGATCGGGTGCGCCGTGAGATGGGCGTCGACGACGACCGGGAGCCGATCGTCGTCGTGGTCCAGGCCAGACGGCGGACTCCGGGCGGTGCGGAGAAGTTCTTCCTGATCGGTGATGCGGTTCGGGGTACGACCCTGCAGCATGAGACACCGCGGGAGCTCGGGCAGCACGTGGCCATCACCGAGCAGTACCGACAGATCTGCGCCGCGAACCAGGACGGCCCGGTCGTCTTGGTTGTCCTGGGCGGCAATGCCGGGCTGGGGGTGCACCTGAGCCGCGACGCTCTCACGCGGCGATTCGCCGAGGGACTCAGCGAGGGCGGGGACGGTGCCCGACAGGTCCTGCTGGCCGACGGCTACATCTCGCACGATCCTTCCGGGTTCGGGCTGGTAGCCGTGGAATCACGGACTGGCCAGCCGCGGGATGGCGGGCTTGTGCTGGCCTCCGGCAGGCGAGCGAACGTGCTGGCGCTGCGGCTGGATTCCGCCCGGGAGAACACGCTCGCCTATCCCCAGCACCCCGAGAACGCGGAGCAGTTCCAGCGGCTGTCCGACTCGAATCTGCGGATGGCAACGGTGCGGCATGCTGTCGCCGATGATTCGCCGACCTTCGTGCTGGCGTGGATCACCCCGGGGGGCCGGTTCGTCATCGCCAGCGGGGACACGTGGGAAAGGCAGGAGTTGACCCCACGCGAATTCGCTCGCCGGGTGGTCGAGGACGCGCGAACTTACGGGATCGCCGGTCACGACGATAACCGCGCCATCGTTGTCTACACATACTTCGGGCGGCGCGGGCACGCGATGACGGAGCCTTCCCGGCAGGAGCTGGCCGCGAGCTTCCGCGACGCGGGCCATCACGGGCCCATTCACGCGAGCATGCCCGTCCTGCGGTACGGCTCCCGCTCCAATCACGTGAACGATCCGATCCGGAATCAGTCCTTCCGCCGCGTGATCCCGTGGTCGCCGCGACTGCGGCTGACGATACCGGTGGGTTCAAGCGTCATCAACGCGGTCGCGTATCCGCGAAACAGCCACGAGGAGGCCGATTGGAGGCGGTGGGCGGAATCGGGACCCGCCGCGCAACTGGACTGGCTGCTGGCAGAGGTGGGTGATGATTCACCGATCCTCGCGCTGGCGTGGTGTCAGAACGGTGAGACATTCCCCTGCATTGACCCAAGAATCCGGCAAACCAGACATATGAGTGCCGGAGAGTTCGGTCTGGAAGTGGCATCTTCCTTACGTGAGGTAGCGGAATTGGACCCTGGCAAGGCCGTCGTCGTGCTTGCTGTGCGGTCGGACGACGGGTTGGCCCTGGTAGAGAGCGTGCGCCGGGAACTCGCGAGGGGGGTACGGCGATACGGCCACGACGGGCCGGTTTACATTGCTACCGCTGTCGAATCGGATACGGGCGGAATTACCCGGTTTGCCGTGCAGGACATCAGTCTCGGCGGAGGACGTCCGCGCGCCGCCGAACTGTCGGTGCAGGAGCTGCGTTTCGCCGCCCCGTCGCATCTCTTGCTGGCGGCGGGTGGAACCTCGGCGGATGTGGACTGGTGGAGCCAGTGGTCGTCGAGTGGTTTCCGGGTGAGCGCTGCGCAACGGGTCGGGCTGCGTTCGTCGATCATTGTGCTCGCGCGGTTGTGGGGCGACGAGTTCGTTACTCCCTCGGGCACCCTGTCCGCCTTCGAATTCGGTCGCCAGGTAGCGAGCAGCGTGTCATATCAGACGTCGATCGCCGCGAAACCAGACACTCCTGTCCTGCTAGCGACCGTGGGAGCCGAGACCGGGCTCAGTGAGCACGCCGCACGTGAGTTCGCCCGCGGGGCGCGCAGCAACGACCCGGATCGTGCGGTTCTCGTCTCGGACCGGGACTTCAGGTTGGGGCGCGATGCGAACGGCGTGGCCGTTCTCGGTTTCGACACCGATCCGCCGCGGTTCGTGCCGCCGCGGAACTGGCTGCCCGCGACTGAGGCGAGCCGACCAGCGGAAGGCGGGCCAGTGCTGGTGTATCCGTCCCAACCGGGACCGGTGCAACCGGTCACCATGGACGCGAACTGGATCATTTCGGAAACCGGCCACCGAAACCCGGTCGTCGTGGTGGCATCGCCGGTGCACGGACGCTTCCACGTGCTTGATCCATCGAATCGCAAGACGAGGGTTCTCGGGCCTTCGGAATTCGGCATGAGCGTGGTCGGTAACGCGGACTTCCGGCGATCGGTCGCCGATGATCCGGCCCGCCCTGTCGTGGTGGTGTTCGCCAAGTGGCCCGCTGGCCTGACTGAGCAGGACGCGCGGTCGTTGGCGGAGGGATTGCGCAGCGACGGGATCCGGCGGCCCGTTTTCCTGTCGATGGGTAACTTCGACGTTCTCCCGACCGGGTGGCGGTCCTATGCCCTGGTTGAGGCGCCGTCGGCGCAGTCAGCGCTGCCCGCGCATCCGGCCGGTGCGGTCGGTGCGCAGCGGCCGTGGCTCATCTCCCTTTTGGGCAGTGCCCACGCGGACGTTGCCGACCAGATCCGTTCATTCGGGGTTTCCCGGCTGGTGTCGGAGTTGGGGTATCGCGGCCGCCAACAGCCGATCGTCATCCTGACGAGCAGGGTGGGCGAATACTTCATCACCCCAGGCGGGAATAGGAAGGTGCTTCCGGAACGGTTGGCGTCCATACTGGCGCGGGACCTGAAATACCTGGAGGCAACGCGGGGGGACTGGCGGCGGCCCGTCATGATCGTCCCGGTAGGACAGCCGCACGATGCCGATGCGATGACGGACCTCACCCCCTTCACCTCGCACCTGCTGGGCACCCCCGATGCGGACCGGCCCGTCTACATCGCGGACGACAACGTTCGGGCCGACCGGCTCGCCATGCCGGACGGCGTGCTTATCGTGACGTCCGGCCTGCGACTGTTGACGCCCGACCGAATGCAACCTCCTTCTCCGCAGGAGGAACTGATTACCCAAACCTTGTGGGTTGGCGTTGACTGGGAGTCGCCATCAAACGGCGCGTGTTTCCCGGTGCGGCCCGAAGACGAGGAAGCCTGGGAAAGATGGGGTTCGTTGAACTACGACGGGCACGGGCCCATGTTGCGGCGCGCGGTGGCCGAGTTCGATCCGGACCCGCTGTTCGTTCTGGTGCGAGTGCAGGACGAAGGAATAGTCGTGCGCAATGCGCAAAACGAGACCGTCTCCCCGGATCCTGTTGAGCTGGGCGCATTCATCCAGCGCTGCCTGGAATTCGAACTTGTGGATGCCGGGCAGCTCGGGCGAACGGTCGTGCTCGTGGCTATTTCGGAGGATGCGCCGCTTGCGGACTGGTACGCCAGAGCACTTGCCGAAGGCTTGCGCCGAGTTGGTGGGCCGCCGCGGCCCGTGTACGTCTACGACGGCTACTACGAGGAGGCTGTCGATACCGATGAGGTCTTGGACCGGCTGCGAAGCGTGACACCTGAGTTGCATTGGCGCCGCGCCGGGGATGTCCGTGACGTGGAGGCGCCCCGGGAGTTCGTGCCGCGCTATGAGCGGGAATCGCCGCTGAGTTACGACGGCGCGGGGGAGGTCGCGGCCGTGATCGCGGCAGTCGACAGGCAGCGTGCGGCAGCCGTGTCCGGTGCCGCCCGGCCCGCCGAGGTCACGGAAACCGAGATCGCGACCATATATCAGCGGTGGCGCGCGGACTTCGAGGAAGCCGAGCGGGCACTGAGCGCCCTGCCGGCAGATTGGCTGGCGGACCTGCAAGCAACAGCCAGGACAATCCTGGACAGCGTGTGGCAACGCCCGAGGCAGGGCGACACATCCTCGGCGATGGCCATGCAGAATTTGTGGGAGCGGATGGCGCATCGGGTCGCTTTCCGGCTGTACGGCGACGGGACGTCGGAGACGGGTGCGTGGGCGGATGCCGCGGCGATGGTGGCCAGCATTCCGTCCTTACCGGTTGTGCTCGCGGTGCGAGGGTCGGGGGAGTCGTTTATCTATCCGAAGTGGACCAGATCGCCGGGCTTCGCGGCGAATTCCCCGGACCACGGCCGGCTGGTGGTACTGGGCAGTGACCGCGTGGTTGTGCACGGCGAATCGGTTGCCGAGGCGCGGCTATCGGGCGCGGATGTGCTGGCGCGGACGGATGACGGAAATGGTCCACAGTGGATGTTGTTCCGGGCGGGCGAGAGTCAGGCGCTGCCGGTGCAGCCGCCGGCGGAGGTGGCGCGTTCGGTGCGTCCGGAGCCGATGATGTTCTTTGGCCCCGGCGAGGATGCGGTGGCGGTTGAGGCGGTGGCGTTGGCTTCGGACTTGCCGGACGTGCAGGTGGTGGGTGTGCACGTGACACCGCATGGGCGTGCGCGGTGGCCGGACGGAGAGCTGGGACCGCAGGAATCGGCCGAGCGGGTGTGGCGGGACAGGCGTTTTGTCGCCGGGTTGCCGGTGGTGTTGTTCGGATGCGGAGCCGGACGGCGACCGGAGTCGGGCGAGGCGTCATTCGCGCAGCGGTTCGCGACGAGCTTGCGGGCACATCTCTGGACGACGGATGCCAGCGATGTGTGGCAAACCAACGATGGTGCCGTGCACGCGACCGACACGGTGATGACCGTCGATGGGCAGCTGCTGCCGATGTTCGTCGAGGGCAGGGGAACCGGTCGGTGGTCGCTGCTGGGACCCGACGGGCGGGAGTTGCGCTCGCATGGTCCGGAGCTGCGGGCGGCGCTGACCGGCTCGGCTCCGCCGCGCTACGCGGAACAAGCGGACCCGGAGCCGTTGATCAGTTGGGCGGGCGGCGGTACCCGGTCCGGCAGCGCGGGGTCGTCCGGCAAGCCGTCGGGGATCGACTGGGATCGCGTCGTGGACAGCGACAAGGCCAGCATTGTGGAGACATCGCCTCGACGCGTGTACCGGGCTTCGGCCCGCGAACCCGACGACGTCCTGCGGAATGGCTTTGTCGCGCCCACTAGCCGGCGAAATTCTATTGACGACCACACCCGAACGGCGGTCCAAGACCAGTATGTTTCCACCACGGAGGATCCAAAATACCATCATGATAATCGGCTCTTCCGTTATGCGATAGACCCTTCGGTCACCGGGATCAATGTGGCCGAAACGCTGAAAGCGCAGAATCGGGCGTACTGGACCCCTTGGGAGCGTGAAGTCCTTTATAGTCACATTCCGGGCGAAGATATCATCGGGTATTGGCGATATGAGCGGAATCCGAATGCGCTGCGGGGAGTTTCCCTGGAAGGATTCCATCGCAATCCGTATTATCGCGGACGTCCGGATGATTCCCCGGAGTGA
- a CDS encoding DMT family transporter yields the protein MEQAAVESRKTGTKAAVAVVITMLLWASAFVGIRYAGAYFTPGALALGRLLTGAAGLGVIMVIRGEGLPPRAAWPGIIGVGVFWFGLYTVALNWGEKHADAGTAALIVGMGPILLALLSGWVLKEGFPRQLLTGLAVAFAGAAVVGLSTGNGATTILGVVLCLVAAIGYAIGVVTQKIALLKHASALQVTTFGCTVGAVACLPFAGQLADDLAIAPLGSTLAMVYLGLLPTALAFYTWAYALTRSPAGRLGATTYMVPVLVVLLSWLLLGEVPTPIALLGGALTLVGVAVSRMKRKS from the coding sequence ATGGAGCAAGCGGCGGTCGAAAGCCGGAAGACCGGTACGAAAGCAGCCGTTGCGGTCGTGATCACGATGCTGCTGTGGGCTTCGGCGTTTGTCGGAATCCGTTACGCCGGAGCCTATTTCACGCCCGGCGCGTTGGCGCTGGGTCGGCTGTTGACCGGCGCGGCGGGCCTGGGCGTGATCATGGTAATTCGTGGTGAAGGGCTGCCGCCGCGGGCGGCGTGGCCGGGCATCATCGGCGTGGGCGTCTTCTGGTTCGGGCTTTACACCGTGGCCTTGAACTGGGGAGAAAAGCATGCCGATGCGGGAACAGCGGCCTTGATCGTGGGCATGGGACCGATCCTGCTGGCCTTGCTGAGCGGCTGGGTGCTGAAGGAAGGTTTTCCTCGTCAGCTGCTGACCGGCCTCGCGGTCGCGTTCGCCGGCGCTGCCGTGGTGGGACTGTCCACTGGCAACGGGGCCACCACCATCCTCGGCGTCGTGCTATGTCTGGTTGCCGCCATCGGATACGCAATCGGCGTCGTGACGCAGAAAATTGCTCTACTCAAGCATGCCTCTGCGCTGCAGGTTACGACGTTCGGCTGCACCGTTGGCGCCGTGGCCTGCCTGCCGTTCGCGGGTCAGCTCGCGGACGATTTGGCCATCGCTCCCCTCGGCTCCACGCTCGCGATGGTCTACCTGGGCCTGCTGCCCACCGCTCTTGCGTTCTACACCTGGGCGTATGCGCTGACGCGGTCGCCGGCCGGGCGTCTTGGAGCTACGACGTACATGGTGCCGGTGCTGGTCGTGTTGCTGTCGTGGCTGCTGCTTGGTGAGGTGCCGACCCCGATCGCGTTGCTCGGCGGCGCGCTCACGTTGGTCGGCGTTGCGGTGTCCCGGATGAAGCGGAAGAGCTGA